TCAACTGCTCACTAAGGAGttctattacctgcaatctcatcttctcccgtgtaaaacacgatcatcaacacaaacaaataacaggtaAGCTATcaatataaaaagttttgatataatttaaatttcaaatttataagcataattcatcaattctcatatgatttctcaaaccatcaagtgtattacattcataaaattcatctttcatatgtcagacttctactgactcacaacacatagatacttgactctacttccggaagactcgtgggttaacttagactcagagatctgcacctgtcatactatctcactgtgaaatccacacagttaTGCGCATAAagaatctcaatatcatatctctcctagtatgacaaagttaactcatataacaggtcaagttagttatctttcaaacaacttacgcattcatatgaacctccttcgactctcaccacctgaataacttcatctataggattccattatctcaagagagtcaggatatctccttgtagacgaatccctagtcaatgcacatcctaaacaatcttaacacggtattttctttcctgaaaatactatgtttgattaaaattcatattctaaACATCACAATCTccaacatcaaacaatcaaatcattccaaattttagaatttccaaaacacacaacaattcatttactaatcatataaatgtcttGAATCAAAAGGGCTCCAAAGTGTATCTAAATAACATCAAGTTTTACTACCCAAAAAGAGAGACAATAAAAGgagaatgaaagaaaattatCTCTCAACTACAACTATATCCAACAGTCCTCAACTTCTTCAAATTTGCACAAGCAAGAACTAATTCCAACATGTATTGTAATACTTCAATATTTAGAATTATTGCAAGATTGTTACACCAATTACaaaaggagaaaaagaaaagtattaTCCAACATTGTATAGCATTTatagaatgaaagaaaagagCATGAACAATAAATGTTCTTCTTTTTACTTTACATATATCcaacattatttaataaaaaggaTGGGAAAACcacaacatgaaaattaaaGTTTGATCACCAATTGTTAAACCCAACAACTAATTTATCTCAAAAACACCAGAATTCATATTACAATCAACATAGAAATTCTCTAAATAATCAACTCAcaatttactttaaaaattgtCACAAACAATTTTTAGTTCATAAACTGAATCATCAcgaaataatcaaaatatatgcTCTGAAATTGTCAAGAAAATCATCACAAACCTTTTTCAAATACAATATATACATTCTACACTTACATACATTCTACACCATCTACTATATCTAAATTTTTCATTTCAATCTCAAACAATTTCCAATCTACACAAAAACAAGAGATCTTGCAAGAAAATTTGAaactggtgaccacgtcacccccacatccaaatcttctagcctagggttctatttGACAATTTAAAACTAGCTTTCCTTACCTGAACTTTAGTTGATGCTCACTAGGAGCTCCAAATCTACCAAAAGCCTAAAGGTAATTTAACCTGCACCACataatgaacttactctataagAGGTTCTGATCGGAGGGTTCACTGCTAATagtccaatggcagactccgatcgccaaactgataataactgaattttctatttatatgtcattttcattttaataataaaatattcaggtatcatttaaaatatatcacttctactctaaggttattttctagatccttacattaattctaattataataagataaaaatataaaaataatataatattaatgaaattaactttttatatttatttatttaaatattatattaaataatgtagatttttatttatttatgattttgaataatttataaagtttatttattttatatttttatttaaataaaacattaaataattgatgatctatttatttaataattttttatgtgaaatatatgtgccaaatatttaaaaatatttgtacataaattttaatttgtttataagacaatttaaaaatatttcatgtttCGGATTTTATTAAATacgacattaaataatttagatttatatttattttttattttgaataatttagaatttgtgtttatttaagattttgaaaaatttcaaaatttatttatgtaaaatcTATGTgccaaaatttaaatatttttacataaattttaattatttatacacaagaaaatttaatcatatttataatCTTACACATTTATCtagttaaacaaaatattttatcaattacaCATATCACATCaatcataaatttaataattttttttcttatttttatattttctttctcttaatCAAAACAACCtcatttttctcttgtttttgtctttaaaaacaCATCCAAAAATTCATTTCCAAATCCAATCAAAGTTCAAACGATgaacaaaataaagaaaaaacgtGTGATTTGCAAGAACTGTTACATTCTTATTCTCCTCATAATTTTCGTTATATTGAAATCAAGTGCTAAAATCAAGAGCAATTCAATAccagaaataattttttgaactCAAATTTCAAAGACATGCAAAATGAATAATATTACTCATTTATTTAGATGATATAATACGTAAATTCCCAGAAGAAAACTTTAAATTGTAAAGCCTAGATTCTAgaactaatataaaaaataaagataaacatATATTTCAATCCCACTTAGAGCAAATGGTAGGTTTGTTGGGACGGTTATAAACCCTACATGGTCCAGTTTCTTTGGCAAACCAATGACACTCTTCGCAATCATTGTCCCTAGAAGGAACGTACATGTTAAACATGTGAGATGCTCCTTTCCACTGAAAAGAACAAAGGAACGGTGAGCCTCCTGATTGAGTAGCAACACCATTATTAATCCATTCATGGAAACCACCAGGATGCAGAAGGTAACTTTTACCATCAATATTGGGACAAGCAACGGTTAAGTCTAAACTTCCATTGTCCAAAGCATTTGTCACCTCAATAATCAACTGTCCAAAAACTCTAGAATTGTTTGCAGATGACACTATAAGGATCAACACCCATATGAATGATACACTTTTACCAAAGATACCCATTGTTGCACCTTTTCTCAATATTTGATGAACAATATTGAAGTATACAAGAGAAATGAGGTTGGTAAgaaatatataatgaaaaaaaaaagataattattaCGAAAAACATAATGACAAAAGAATCATTGCATTCAATGATACATTTGAGAAACAACTCAATCAACCTTTAGAATAATAACAGAAATATTTATgcttgaaaatgaaaatattttattaaatataatttattttactttaaatgtagattttaacatgtttttaatataacttcttacaataaacctttgaaacttAAGTTGGATGTTTTAAACTTTGAATATTTTGCCAAGTTATATCATAAACTTGTCGAATTtaatgaaagttaaaaaaatgttcattgattaaattcattttttgaTCTGATCAATGATCTTCATTAAAGTCATTTTTTTAGTGGTTGGTGTTGTCATACAAGCAATTAGAAAGAATATTTTTCATAGTGTCCCAGTGGGAAATATGGAGGTTGAAGTGAACAATTTATAGTATGCAAATGACACTTTATTGTTTTGTACTATCACAATTGAAAATGTGATtgttttaaaatcaattatgaGTTGTTTTCAATTTGTCTCCTATATAAAAGTGAACTATATGGAAAGTAAAATTGTTGGAATTCATATTTACGTAAGACATATGCGGCTATACCAAACTGTGAAATTATGTATACGTTTTTCTCTTGTATGGGAATGAAGATGGGGTAACAAAAAAAATAGCATTATGGGATGCGATATAAAATTAGAACACAACTAACTAGGTGGAAAGATAagtttttatcttttgttgGAATGATTACTCGTTCAAATCTATTATTACTTCTCGccgttgttttttttttttaaaattccaaaacaAGTTGTTTCTACCATTAGGAAAaatacaatataattttttatggtgtgatggaaagaaaataaattggaTTTCTTGGAACAAAATAtgcaaaataaaagaatatggTGGATTAGAGGTATAGGACATAAGTAGATTTAACACAAATTTGCTTGAAAATTGATTTGAATGTTTGGGTATGAC
The sequence above is a segment of the Phaseolus vulgaris cultivar G19833 chromosome 2, P. vulgaris v2.0, whole genome shotgun sequence genome. Coding sequences within it:
- the LOC137809057 gene encoding S-protein homolog 3-like; the protein is MGIFGKSVSFIWVLILIVSSANNSRVFGQLIIEVTNALDNGSLDLTVACPNIDGKSYLLHPGGFHEWINNGVATQSGGSPFLCSFQWKGASHMFNMYVPSRDNDCEECHWFAKETGPCRVYNRPNKPTICSKWD